In one window of Rhinopithecus roxellana isolate Shanxi Qingling chromosome 15, ASM756505v1, whole genome shotgun sequence DNA:
- the F2 gene encoding prothrombin isoform X2: MGLGLLAGQSTRSWPLVFLAPQQALSLLQRVRRANSIFLEEVLKGNLERECVEETCSYEEAFEALESPTATDAFWAKYTACETARTSRDTLAACLEGNCAEGLGMNYRGHVNITWSGTECQLWRSRYPHKPEINSTTHPGADLQENFCRNPDGSTTGPWCYTTDPTVRREECSIPVCGQNQVTVAMTPRSRGASENLSPPSEQCVPDRGRQYQGSLAVTTHGLPCLAWASAQAKALSKHQDFNSAVQLVENFCRNPDGDEEGVWCYVAGKPGDFEYCDLNYCEEAVDEETGDGLGEDPDRAIEGRTATSEYQTFFDPRTFGLGEADCGLRPLFEKKSLEDKTEGELLESYIDGRIVEGWDAEIGMSPWQVMLFRKSPQELLCGASLISDRWVLTAAHCLLYPPWDKNFTENDLLVRIGKHSRTRYERNIEKISMLEKIHIHPRYNWRENLDRDIALMKLKKPVTFSDYIHPVCLPDRETAASLFQAGYKGRVTGWGNLKETWTANVGKVQPSVLQVVNLPIVERSVCKDSTRIRITDNMFCAGYKPDEGKRGDACEGDSGGPFVMKNPFNKRWYQMGIVSWGEGCDRDGKYGFYTHVFRLKKWIKKVTDEFGD, from the exons ATGGGCCTGGGTCTCCTGGCTGGACAGAGCACACGGAGCTGGCCCCTAG TGTTCCTGGCTCCTCAGCAAGCGCTGTCGCTACTCCAGCGGGTCCGGCGAGCCAACAGcatcttcctggaggaggtgctcAAGGGCAACCTGGAGCGAGAGTGCGTGGAGGAAACGTGCAGCTACGAGGAGGCCTTCGAGGCTCTGGAGTCCCCCACGGCCACG GACGCTTTCTGGGCCAAGTACACAG CTTGTGAGACGGCGAGGACGTCTCGAGATACGCTTGCTGCATGTCTGGAAG GTAACTGTGCTGAGGGTCTGGGTATGAACTACCGAGGACATGTGAACATCACCTGGTCAGGCACTGAGTGCCAGCTATGGAGGAGTCGCTACCCACATAAGCCTGA AATCAACTCCACCACCCATCCCGGGGCCGACCTGCAGGAGAATTTCTGCCGCAACCCCGACGGCAGCACCACAGGACCCTGGTGCTACACTACAGACCCCACTGTGAGGAGGGAGGAATGCAGCATCCCCGTCTGTG GCCAGAATCAAGTCACTGTAGCGATGACTCCACGCTCCAGAGGCGCCAGTGAGAATCTGTCACCTCCATCGGAGCAGTGTGTGCCTGATCGGGGGCGGCAGTACCAGGGGAGCCTGGCAGTGACCACACATGGGCTCCCCTGCCTAGCCTGGGCCAGCGCGCAGGCCAAGGCCCTGAGCAAGCACCAGGATTTCAACTCGGCCGTGCAGCTGGTGGAGAACTTCTGCCGCAACCCAGACGGGGATGAGGAGGGCGTGTGGTGCTATGTGGCTGGGAAGCCTGGTGACTTTGAGTACTGCGACCTCAACTATTGTG AGGAGGCCGTGGATGAGGAGACAGGAGATGGGCTGGGTGAGGACCCAGACAGGGCCATCGAAGGGCGTACCGCCACCAGTGAGTACCAGACTTTCTTCGATCCGAGGACCTTCGGCTTGGGAGAAGCAG ACTGTGGGCTGCGACCTCTATTTGAGAAGAAGTCGCTGGAGGACAAAACTGAAGGAGAACTCCTGGAATCCTACATCGACGGGCGCATTGTGGAGGGCTGGGATGCAGAGATCGGCATGTCACCTTG GCAGGTGATGCTTTTCCGGAAGAGTCCCCAGGAGCTGCTGTGTGGGGCCAGCCTCATCAGTGACCGCTGGGTCCTCACTGCCGCCCACTGCCTCCTATACCCACCCTGGGACAAGAACTTCACTGAGAATGACCTTCTGGTGCGCATTGGCAAGCACTCCCGCACCAG GTATGAGCGAAACATTGAAAAGATATCCATGCTGGAAAAGATCCACATCCACCCCAGGTACAACTGGCGGGAGAACCTGGACCGGGACATTGCCCTGATGAAGCTGAAGAAGCCCGTTACCTTCAGCGACTACATCCACCCTGTGTGCCTGCCCGACAGGGAGACGGCAGCCAG CTTGTTCCAGGCTGGATACAAGGGGCGGGTGACAGGCTGGGGCAACCTGAAGGAGACGTGGACAGCCAATGTTGGTAAGGTGCAGCCCAGCGTCCTGCAGGTGGTGAACCTGCCCATCGTGGAGCGGTCGGTCTGCAAGGACTCTACTCGGATCCGCATCACTGACAACATGTTCTGTGCTG GTTACAAGCCTGATGAAGGGAAACGAGGGGATGCCTGTGAAGGTGACAGCGGGGGACCCTTTGTCATGAAG AACCCCTTTAACAAACGCTGGTATCAAATGGGCATCGTCTCATGGGGTGAAGGCTGTGACCGGGATGGGAAATATGGCTTCTACACACACGTGTTCCGCCTGAAGAAGTGGATAAAGAAGGTCACTGATGAGTTTGGAGATTAG
- the F2 gene encoding prothrombin isoform X1 — translation MAHVRGLQLPGCLALAALCSLVHSQHVFLAPQQALSLLQRVRRANSIFLEEVLKGNLERECVEETCSYEEAFEALESPTATDAFWAKYTACETARTSRDTLAACLEGNCAEGLGMNYRGHVNITWSGTECQLWRSRYPHKPEINSTTHPGADLQENFCRNPDGSTTGPWCYTTDPTVRREECSIPVCGQNQVTVAMTPRSRGASENLSPPSEQCVPDRGRQYQGSLAVTTHGLPCLAWASAQAKALSKHQDFNSAVQLVENFCRNPDGDEEGVWCYVAGKPGDFEYCDLNYCEEAVDEETGDGLGEDPDRAIEGRTATSEYQTFFDPRTFGLGEADCGLRPLFEKKSLEDKTEGELLESYIDGRIVEGWDAEIGMSPWQVMLFRKSPQELLCGASLISDRWVLTAAHCLLYPPWDKNFTENDLLVRIGKHSRTRYERNIEKISMLEKIHIHPRYNWRENLDRDIALMKLKKPVTFSDYIHPVCLPDRETAASLFQAGYKGRVTGWGNLKETWTANVGKVQPSVLQVVNLPIVERSVCKDSTRIRITDNMFCAGYKPDEGKRGDACEGDSGGPFVMKNPFNKRWYQMGIVSWGEGCDRDGKYGFYTHVFRLKKWIKKVTDEFGD, via the exons ATGGCGCACGTCCGAGGCCTGCAGCTGCCTGGCTGCCTGGCCCTGGCTGCCCTGTGTAGCCTTGTGCACAGCCAGCATG TGTTCCTGGCTCCTCAGCAAGCGCTGTCGCTACTCCAGCGGGTCCGGCGAGCCAACAGcatcttcctggaggaggtgctcAAGGGCAACCTGGAGCGAGAGTGCGTGGAGGAAACGTGCAGCTACGAGGAGGCCTTCGAGGCTCTGGAGTCCCCCACGGCCACG GACGCTTTCTGGGCCAAGTACACAG CTTGTGAGACGGCGAGGACGTCTCGAGATACGCTTGCTGCATGTCTGGAAG GTAACTGTGCTGAGGGTCTGGGTATGAACTACCGAGGACATGTGAACATCACCTGGTCAGGCACTGAGTGCCAGCTATGGAGGAGTCGCTACCCACATAAGCCTGA AATCAACTCCACCACCCATCCCGGGGCCGACCTGCAGGAGAATTTCTGCCGCAACCCCGACGGCAGCACCACAGGACCCTGGTGCTACACTACAGACCCCACTGTGAGGAGGGAGGAATGCAGCATCCCCGTCTGTG GCCAGAATCAAGTCACTGTAGCGATGACTCCACGCTCCAGAGGCGCCAGTGAGAATCTGTCACCTCCATCGGAGCAGTGTGTGCCTGATCGGGGGCGGCAGTACCAGGGGAGCCTGGCAGTGACCACACATGGGCTCCCCTGCCTAGCCTGGGCCAGCGCGCAGGCCAAGGCCCTGAGCAAGCACCAGGATTTCAACTCGGCCGTGCAGCTGGTGGAGAACTTCTGCCGCAACCCAGACGGGGATGAGGAGGGCGTGTGGTGCTATGTGGCTGGGAAGCCTGGTGACTTTGAGTACTGCGACCTCAACTATTGTG AGGAGGCCGTGGATGAGGAGACAGGAGATGGGCTGGGTGAGGACCCAGACAGGGCCATCGAAGGGCGTACCGCCACCAGTGAGTACCAGACTTTCTTCGATCCGAGGACCTTCGGCTTGGGAGAAGCAG ACTGTGGGCTGCGACCTCTATTTGAGAAGAAGTCGCTGGAGGACAAAACTGAAGGAGAACTCCTGGAATCCTACATCGACGGGCGCATTGTGGAGGGCTGGGATGCAGAGATCGGCATGTCACCTTG GCAGGTGATGCTTTTCCGGAAGAGTCCCCAGGAGCTGCTGTGTGGGGCCAGCCTCATCAGTGACCGCTGGGTCCTCACTGCCGCCCACTGCCTCCTATACCCACCCTGGGACAAGAACTTCACTGAGAATGACCTTCTGGTGCGCATTGGCAAGCACTCCCGCACCAG GTATGAGCGAAACATTGAAAAGATATCCATGCTGGAAAAGATCCACATCCACCCCAGGTACAACTGGCGGGAGAACCTGGACCGGGACATTGCCCTGATGAAGCTGAAGAAGCCCGTTACCTTCAGCGACTACATCCACCCTGTGTGCCTGCCCGACAGGGAGACGGCAGCCAG CTTGTTCCAGGCTGGATACAAGGGGCGGGTGACAGGCTGGGGCAACCTGAAGGAGACGTGGACAGCCAATGTTGGTAAGGTGCAGCCCAGCGTCCTGCAGGTGGTGAACCTGCCCATCGTGGAGCGGTCGGTCTGCAAGGACTCTACTCGGATCCGCATCACTGACAACATGTTCTGTGCTG GTTACAAGCCTGATGAAGGGAAACGAGGGGATGCCTGTGAAGGTGACAGCGGGGGACCCTTTGTCATGAAG AACCCCTTTAACAAACGCTGGTATCAAATGGGCATCGTCTCATGGGGTGAAGGCTGTGACCGGGATGGGAAATATGGCTTCTACACACACGTGTTCCGCCTGAAGAAGTGGATAAAGAAGGTCACTGATGAGTTTGGAGATTAG
- the F2 gene encoding prothrombin isoform X3, protein MNYRGHVNITWSGTECQLWRSRYPHKPEINSTTHPGADLQENFCRNPDGSTTGPWCYTTDPTVRREECSIPVCGQNQVTVAMTPRSRGASENLSPPSEQCVPDRGRQYQGSLAVTTHGLPCLAWASAQAKALSKHQDFNSAVQLVENFCRNPDGDEEGVWCYVAGKPGDFEYCDLNYCEEAVDEETGDGLGEDPDRAIEGRTATSEYQTFFDPRTFGLGEADCGLRPLFEKKSLEDKTEGELLESYIDGRIVEGWDAEIGMSPWQVMLFRKSPQELLCGASLISDRWVLTAAHCLLYPPWDKNFTENDLLVRIGKHSRTRYERNIEKISMLEKIHIHPRYNWRENLDRDIALMKLKKPVTFSDYIHPVCLPDRETAASLFQAGYKGRVTGWGNLKETWTANVGKVQPSVLQVVNLPIVERSVCKDSTRIRITDNMFCAGYKPDEGKRGDACEGDSGGPFVMKNPFNKRWYQMGIVSWGEGCDRDGKYGFYTHVFRLKKWIKKVTDEFGD, encoded by the exons ATGAACTACCGAGGACATGTGAACATCACCTGGTCAGGCACTGAGTGCCAGCTATGGAGGAGTCGCTACCCACATAAGCCTGA AATCAACTCCACCACCCATCCCGGGGCCGACCTGCAGGAGAATTTCTGCCGCAACCCCGACGGCAGCACCACAGGACCCTGGTGCTACACTACAGACCCCACTGTGAGGAGGGAGGAATGCAGCATCCCCGTCTGTG GCCAGAATCAAGTCACTGTAGCGATGACTCCACGCTCCAGAGGCGCCAGTGAGAATCTGTCACCTCCATCGGAGCAGTGTGTGCCTGATCGGGGGCGGCAGTACCAGGGGAGCCTGGCAGTGACCACACATGGGCTCCCCTGCCTAGCCTGGGCCAGCGCGCAGGCCAAGGCCCTGAGCAAGCACCAGGATTTCAACTCGGCCGTGCAGCTGGTGGAGAACTTCTGCCGCAACCCAGACGGGGATGAGGAGGGCGTGTGGTGCTATGTGGCTGGGAAGCCTGGTGACTTTGAGTACTGCGACCTCAACTATTGTG AGGAGGCCGTGGATGAGGAGACAGGAGATGGGCTGGGTGAGGACCCAGACAGGGCCATCGAAGGGCGTACCGCCACCAGTGAGTACCAGACTTTCTTCGATCCGAGGACCTTCGGCTTGGGAGAAGCAG ACTGTGGGCTGCGACCTCTATTTGAGAAGAAGTCGCTGGAGGACAAAACTGAAGGAGAACTCCTGGAATCCTACATCGACGGGCGCATTGTGGAGGGCTGGGATGCAGAGATCGGCATGTCACCTTG GCAGGTGATGCTTTTCCGGAAGAGTCCCCAGGAGCTGCTGTGTGGGGCCAGCCTCATCAGTGACCGCTGGGTCCTCACTGCCGCCCACTGCCTCCTATACCCACCCTGGGACAAGAACTTCACTGAGAATGACCTTCTGGTGCGCATTGGCAAGCACTCCCGCACCAG GTATGAGCGAAACATTGAAAAGATATCCATGCTGGAAAAGATCCACATCCACCCCAGGTACAACTGGCGGGAGAACCTGGACCGGGACATTGCCCTGATGAAGCTGAAGAAGCCCGTTACCTTCAGCGACTACATCCACCCTGTGTGCCTGCCCGACAGGGAGACGGCAGCCAG CTTGTTCCAGGCTGGATACAAGGGGCGGGTGACAGGCTGGGGCAACCTGAAGGAGACGTGGACAGCCAATGTTGGTAAGGTGCAGCCCAGCGTCCTGCAGGTGGTGAACCTGCCCATCGTGGAGCGGTCGGTCTGCAAGGACTCTACTCGGATCCGCATCACTGACAACATGTTCTGTGCTG GTTACAAGCCTGATGAAGGGAAACGAGGGGATGCCTGTGAAGGTGACAGCGGGGGACCCTTTGTCATGAAG AACCCCTTTAACAAACGCTGGTATCAAATGGGCATCGTCTCATGGGGTGAAGGCTGTGACCGGGATGGGAAATATGGCTTCTACACACACGTGTTCCGCCTGAAGAAGTGGATAAAGAAGGTCACTGATGAGTTTGGAGATTAG